A genomic stretch from Telopea speciosissima isolate NSW1024214 ecotype Mountain lineage chromosome 7, Tspe_v1, whole genome shotgun sequence includes:
- the LOC122666688 gene encoding HIPL1 protein-like gives MNCVLGILCLFGLLLLLPGFSSSHPLCTDSTAPSTPKTPLTFCPYKGNVCCNSTQDLQLQTRYQSMNISNPTCASLMKAILCATCDQFSAELFTIDSRLRSVPVLCNSTVSVGSSQSNGAANDFCGIVWDTCYNVSMLNSPFAPLQGSQNVDSTSSKLADLWQSKTEFCKTFGGASGKDSVCFDGQPVSLNNAETLPPTSGLCLEKVGNGTYIDMIGHPDGSNRVFLSDQQGRIWLATVPDVESGGTLEPSELSPFLDISDKVSFFNDLGLMGIAFHPNFMKNGRFFVSFNCQKSIWDGCSGRCSCDSDVNCNPSNIPSSNMGSPCQYYSVISEFSANGTTSQVSLATNGNQVEVRRIFTMGLPYTSHHGGQILFGPDGYLYFMMGDGGSVGDPYNFSQNKKSLLGKIMRFDVDNFPSATQITALGLWGNYSIPKDNPVSQDNELRPEIFALGLRNPWRCAFDPERPSYFLCADVGEDLYEEVDLITKGGNYGWRVFEGPYVYNPQQSPGGNTSANSINPIFPVMGYDHSAINKNLQTGGAAIIGGYFYRSMSDPCTYGSYIYADFYAEAIWAGFENPENSGHFTSNQVPFTCANDSPIQCKFTEGNSLPALGYFSSFGQDNKMDVYFFTTSGTYRIVRPSRCNYMCSKENVTSIASPSPSHSPSSGTSIRKQHYDLVLLFSLSMLLVGLIF, from the exons ATGAATTGTGTACTTGGCATTCTCTGCCTCTTTGGGCTATTGCTATTGCTTCctgggttttcttcttcacatCCCTTATGTACTGACTCAA CTGCACCTTCGACTCCAAAGACACCTCTCACCTTCTGCCCTTACAAAGGAAATGTCTGTTGTAATTCTACCCAGGATCTTCAATTGCAGACACGTTATCAGTCTATGAACATCTCAAATCCTACCTGTGCTTCTCTTATGAAAGCAATTCTCTGTGCG ACTTGTGATCAATTTTCAGCCGAGCTGTTTACAATTGATTCTAGGCTTCGGTCAGTTCCTGTTCTATGCAACTCCACCGTCTCAGTAGGTTCATCACAGTCTAACGGTGCAGCGAATGACTTTTGTGGAATAGTTTGGGATACATGCTATAATGTGTCTATGTTGAATTCCCCTTTTGCTCCATTGCAAGGCAGTCAAAATGTGGATTCCACTTCTTCCAAACTTGCTGATCTTTGGCAGTCAAAAACTGAATTCTGTAAAACATTTGGGGGAGCTTCTGGTAAAGATTCAGTATGTTTTGATGGTCAACCAGTTTCACTAAATAATGCTGAAACTTTGCCTCCCACAAGCGGTCTGTGCCTTGAGAAAGTTGGGAATGGAACTTACATAGATATGATTGGTCATCCTGATGGATCTAATCGTGTCTTCTTATCTGACCAACAGGGTAGAATCTGGTTGGCAACTGTTCCTGATGTGGAATCTGGGGGAACATTAGAACCTAGTGAACTGAGTCCATTTCTAGATATATCAGATAAAGTATCTTTTTTTAACGATCTAGGGTTAATGGGCATCGCATTTCATCCAAACTTTATGAAAAATGGCCGCTTCTTTGTTTCATTCAACTGTCAAAAGTCTATATGGGATGGATGTTCTGGGAGGTGCTCATGTGATTCAGATGTGAATTGTAATCCTTCAAACATTCCTTCTTCTAACATGGGTTCTCCATGCCAGTATTATAGTGTCATCTCAGAATTCTCAGCTAATGGTACTACGTCGCAAGTTTCATTG GCTACAAATGGTAATCAAGTAGAAGTTAGAAGAATATTTACTATGGGCCTTCCTTATACAAGTCATCATGGGGGTCAGATTCTCTTTGGACCCGACGGGTATTTGTACTTCATGATGGGAGATGGTGGGAGTGTTGGTGACCCCTACAATTTTTCCCAAAACAAGAAATCTTTGCTTGGAAAGATCATGAGGTTCGATGTGGATAACTTTCCAA GTGCAACACAAATAACTGCACTCGGTCTATGGGGAAACTATTCTATCCCAAAAGATAATCCAGTTTCTCAAGACAATGAATTGCGGCCTGAAATTTTTGCTTTGGGGCTTAGAAATCCTTGGCGCTGTGCTTTTGATCCAGAGAGGCCTTCCTATTTTCTCTGTGCAGATGTTGGCGAG GATTTATATGAAGAGGTTGATCTTATCACAAAAGGTGGCAACTATGGATGGCGTGTTTTTGAGGGTCCCTATGTTTACAATCCTCAACAATCTCCTGGTGGAAATACATCTGCCAACTCAATAAATCCCATCTTCCCTGTAATGGGATATGACCACTCTGCTATAAATAAGAACCTACAAACAGGGGGAGCAGCAATCATAGGTGGATACTTCTATCGGTCCATGTCCGACCCATGTACATATGGAAG TTACATATATGCCGATTTCTATGCGGAAGCTATATGGGCTGGTTTTGAAAATCCAGAAAACAGTGGACACTTCACCAGCAACCAGGTTCCTTTCACATGTGCTAATGACTCCCCAATCCAATGTAAATTCACAGAAGGAAATAGTCTCCCTGCTTTGGGTTACTTTAGCTCATTTGGGCAGGATAATAAGATGGATGTCTATTTTTTTACCACTAGTGGTACGTACAGAATTGTTCGTCCAAGTCGCTGCAACTACATGTGCTCAAAGGAAAATGTTACATCCATTGCAAGTCCAAGTCCCTCACATTCCCCCTCATCTGGGACCTCAATAAGGAAACAACATTATGACCTGGTGCTTTTGTTCTCTCTATCAATGCTTCTAGTGGGGCTTATTTTTTGA